A genomic stretch from Malus domestica chromosome 15, GDT2T_hap1 includes:
- the LOC103456030 gene encoding aquaporin TIP4-1 — protein sequence MAKIALGTTGEGALPEVWRALVVEFITTFLFVFAGVASAMATDKLAADALVGLFAVAVTHALVVAVMISAGHISGGHLNPAVTLGLLFGGHITLFRSILYWIDQLLAAAAACYLLEYLSGLTTPIHSLASGVGYLEGVIWEIVLTFSLLFTVYATIVDKRGSLNGLGPTLTGFVVGANILAGGAFSGASMNPARSFGPALVSWNWTDHWVYWVGPLIGGGLAGFIYENFFIIGQAHLPIPTAEAALLG from the exons ATGGCGAAAATAGCCTTGGGAACCACCGGTGAGGGTGCCCTTCCAGAAGTCTGGAGAGCTCTTGTGGTTGAGTTTATCACTACCTTCCTCTTCGTCTTTGCTGGTGTTGCATCAGCCATGGCTACTG ATAAGCTAGCAGCAGATGCACTAGTGGGGTTGTTTGCCGTAGCTGTGACACATGCACTAGTTGTGGCCGTGATGATATCCGCCGGCCACATATCTGGCGGTCACCTTAACCCTGCCGTCACTCTTGGCCTCCTGTTTGGTGGTCATATTACCCTCTTCCGATCTATACTCTACTGGATCGATCAATTGTTAGCAGCTGCTGCAGCTTGTTACCTTCTAGAGTACCTCAGTGGATTG ACTACTCCAATTCATTCACTTGCAAGTGGGGTGGGCTATTTAGAAGGTGTGATATGGGAGATTGTCCTCACATTCTCCTTGCTATTCACAGTCTATGCTACAATTGTCGACAAAAGAGGATCTCTTAATGGATTAGGCCCTACATTAACTGGATTTGTTGTCGGCGCCAACATCCTAGCTGGAGGAGCCTTCTCAGGAGCTTCAATGAACCCAGCGAGGTCCTTTGGTCCTGCTTTGGTAAGCTGGAATTGGACTGACCATTGGGTTTATTGGGTTGGTCCTCTGATTGGCGGTGGACTTGCTGGGTTCATTTATGAAAATTTCTTCATTATCGGGCAAGCTCATCTCCCAATTCCTACAGCGGAAGCTGCTTTGTTAGGTTAA
- the LOC103424838 gene encoding carotenoid 9,10(9',10')-cleavage dioxygenase 1-like isoform X3, with protein MASSAYANLHAINGSFQTHFISHSFNHLKTSLSLTVKPLLKELEKFSLIKVDVSKNMKNASGKLLDALMNSMFQFVDQPLLPSQENFAPVEEIGDLVEVICTEGEIPADFSEGVFIRNGNNPLFGGLKSAVSIFGQSNQTWVDGEGMLHAVYFKKDPNGSWIVSYKNRYVETETFKLEKQMNNKPCFLPVLEGDASAVLAAQLLNVLRFGTVNKYFSNTNVFEHSGRVYSITEDHLPQEVDISTLETLSDWDVNGAWDRPFTSHPKKAPGSGELVMMGTAAKKPYYVLGVISADGKKLHKADLKFKRSVLSHDIGVTQKYNVIIDHPLTMDIKRLVMGGPLMKYETEGYARIGVMPRYGNAESVKWFVVQTNCTFHFLNCFEEDNEVVVVRGCRALTSLIPGPDERVGNFGNKFEWFSKGFNFAHHDDSAADDDAGTGYFFARVYEWRLNMVSGEVEEEKNLTGTEFAMEFPFINERYTGLKHKYGYTQVIDSVASSNSGSGGKM; from the exons ATGGCAAGCTCTGCTTATGCTAACTTACATGCaattaatgggtcttttcaAACCCATTTCATATCTCACAGCTTTAATCACCTGAAAACCTCTCTTTCCTTGACTGttaag CCTCTACTCAAAGAGCTGGAGAAATTTTCATTGATAAAGGTGGATGTGTCTAAAAACATGAAAAACGCTTCTGGGAAGTTGTTAGATGCACTCATGAACTCCATGTTCCAATTCGTGGACCAACCATTGCTTCCATCTCAG GAAAACTTTGCTCCAGTTGAAGAGATTGGAGACCTTGTTGAGGTCATCTGCACTGAAGGAGAAATTCCCGCTGACTTTTCTGAGGGTGTGTTCATAAGAAACG GAAACAATCCTTTATTTGGAGGTCTGAAATCCGCAGTTTCAATTTTTGGGCAATCAAACCAGACTTGGGTAGACGGAGAAGGAATGCTTCATGCAGTATACTTTAAAAAAGATCCAAATGGAAGTTGGATTGTCTCGTACAAGAACAGATATGTTGAGACAGAAACATTTAAGctagagaaacaaatgaatAACAAGCCATGTTTCTTACCAGTCCTAGAAGGAGATGCTTCAGCAGTTTTAGCAGCGCAGCTTCTAAATGTG TTGAGATTTGGCACAGTCAATAAATACTTTAGCAACACCAATGTTTTTGAGCACTCAGGAAGGGTTTACTCGATTACAGAGGATCACCTGCCTCAAGAGGTGGACATCTCAACCTTAGAAACTCTTTCTGATTGGGATGTCAATGGTGCTTGGGATCGACCTTTCACTAGCCATCCAAAG AAAGCTCCAGGTTCCGGAGAGTTAGTCATGATGGGGACAGCTGCAAAGAAACCTTACTATGTTCTGGGGGTTATTTCTG CTGATGGaaagaaattgcacaaggctGATCTCAAATTCAAAAGAAGCGTCCTCAGCCATGATATAGGAGTCACGCAGAA GTACAATGTAATCATTGATCACCCCCTTACCATGGATATAAAGAGACTTGTCATGGGTGGCCC ATTAATGAAGTATGAAACGGAAGGGTATGCGAGGATTGGAGTGATGCCACGTTATGGTAATGCAGAGTCAGTCAAATGGTTTGTGGTACAAACCAATTGCACATTTCACTTTCTCAATTGCTTTGAGGAGGACAATgag GTTGTTGTGGTGAGGGGATGTAGGGCTCTCACATCTCTCATACCAGGTCCTGATGAACGAGTTGGTAATTTTGGTAACAAGTTTGAGTGGTTCTCCAAGGGGTTCAATTTTGCACATCATGATGATTCTGCGGCAGATGATGATGCTGGAACCGGATATTTCTTTGCTCGTGTATATGAATGGAGACTGAACATGGTGTCTGGGGAAGTTGAGGAGGAGAAAAATTTAACTGGAACTGAATTTGCCATGGAATTTCCTTTTATCAACGAACGATACACTGGTTTAAAACACAAGTATGGTTATACTCAAGTCATTGATTCTGTGGCAAGCTCTAACTCTG GATCAGGAGGAAAGATGTAG
- the LOC103424838 gene encoding carotenoid 9,10(9',10')-cleavage dioxygenase 1-like isoform X1: MASSAYANLHAINGSFQTHFISHSFNHLKTSLSLTVKPLLKELEKFSLIKVDVSKNMKNASGKLLDALMNSMFQFVDQPLLPSQENFAPVEEIGDLVEVICTEGEIPADFSEGVFIRNGNNPLFGGLKSAVSIFGQSNQTWVDGEGMLHAVYFKKDPNGSWIVSYKNRYVETETFKLEKQMNNKPCFLPVLEGDASAVLAAQLLNVLRFGTVNKYFSNTNVFEHSGRVYSITEDHLPQEVDISTLETLSDWDVNGAWDRPFTSHPKKAPGSGELVMMGTAAKKPYYVLGVISADGKKLHKADLKFKRSVLSHDIGVTQKYNVIIDHPLTMDIKRLVMGGPLMKYETEGYARIGVMPRYGNAESVKWFVVQTNCTFHFLNCFEEDNEVVVVRGCRALTSLIPGPDERVGNFGNKFEWFSKGFNFAHHDDSAADDDAGTGYFFARVYEWRLNMVSGEVEEEKNLTGTEFAMEFPFINERYTGLKHKYGYTQVIDSVASSNSGLGKFGALAKLYLDDQSHSTPSGDQEERCSDQQWIKVEYHKFEENNFCSGSVFVPRHGGIEEDDGWIVTFVHNENTHVTQVHVIDAMKFQSEPIVKITLPQRVPYGFHGTFVSMLN; this comes from the exons ATGGCAAGCTCTGCTTATGCTAACTTACATGCaattaatgggtcttttcaAACCCATTTCATATCTCACAGCTTTAATCACCTGAAAACCTCTCTTTCCTTGACTGttaag CCTCTACTCAAAGAGCTGGAGAAATTTTCATTGATAAAGGTGGATGTGTCTAAAAACATGAAAAACGCTTCTGGGAAGTTGTTAGATGCACTCATGAACTCCATGTTCCAATTCGTGGACCAACCATTGCTTCCATCTCAG GAAAACTTTGCTCCAGTTGAAGAGATTGGAGACCTTGTTGAGGTCATCTGCACTGAAGGAGAAATTCCCGCTGACTTTTCTGAGGGTGTGTTCATAAGAAACG GAAACAATCCTTTATTTGGAGGTCTGAAATCCGCAGTTTCAATTTTTGGGCAATCAAACCAGACTTGGGTAGACGGAGAAGGAATGCTTCATGCAGTATACTTTAAAAAAGATCCAAATGGAAGTTGGATTGTCTCGTACAAGAACAGATATGTTGAGACAGAAACATTTAAGctagagaaacaaatgaatAACAAGCCATGTTTCTTACCAGTCCTAGAAGGAGATGCTTCAGCAGTTTTAGCAGCGCAGCTTCTAAATGTG TTGAGATTTGGCACAGTCAATAAATACTTTAGCAACACCAATGTTTTTGAGCACTCAGGAAGGGTTTACTCGATTACAGAGGATCACCTGCCTCAAGAGGTGGACATCTCAACCTTAGAAACTCTTTCTGATTGGGATGTCAATGGTGCTTGGGATCGACCTTTCACTAGCCATCCAAAG AAAGCTCCAGGTTCCGGAGAGTTAGTCATGATGGGGACAGCTGCAAAGAAACCTTACTATGTTCTGGGGGTTATTTCTG CTGATGGaaagaaattgcacaaggctGATCTCAAATTCAAAAGAAGCGTCCTCAGCCATGATATAGGAGTCACGCAGAA GTACAATGTAATCATTGATCACCCCCTTACCATGGATATAAAGAGACTTGTCATGGGTGGCCC ATTAATGAAGTATGAAACGGAAGGGTATGCGAGGATTGGAGTGATGCCACGTTATGGTAATGCAGAGTCAGTCAAATGGTTTGTGGTACAAACCAATTGCACATTTCACTTTCTCAATTGCTTTGAGGAGGACAATgag GTTGTTGTGGTGAGGGGATGTAGGGCTCTCACATCTCTCATACCAGGTCCTGATGAACGAGTTGGTAATTTTGGTAACAAGTTTGAGTGGTTCTCCAAGGGGTTCAATTTTGCACATCATGATGATTCTGCGGCAGATGATGATGCTGGAACCGGATATTTCTTTGCTCGTGTATATGAATGGAGACTGAACATGGTGTCTGGGGAAGTTGAGGAGGAGAAAAATTTAACTGGAACTGAATTTGCCATGGAATTTCCTTTTATCAACGAACGATACACTGGTTTAAAACACAAGTATGGTTATACTCAAGTCATTGATTCTGTGGCAAGCTCTAACTCTG GCTTGGGTAAATTTGGAGCTCTAGCAAAATTATATTTGGATGATCAATCACATTCCACACCATCTGGG GATCAGGAGGAAAGATGTAGCGATCAGCAGTGGATAAAGGTGGAATACCATAAGTTTGAGGAGAACAACTTTTGCAGTGGAAGCGTTTTTGTGCCTAGACATGGAGGCATAGAGGAAGATGATGGTTGGATTGTCACTTTCGTCCACAATGAAAACACTCATGTAACCCAA GTTCATGTAATTGATGCAATGAAGTTTCAGAGTGAACCGATTGTGAAAATCACATTGCCACAGAGGGTGCCATATGGTTTCCATGGGACTTTTGTGTCAATGCTTAATTAG
- the LOC103424838 gene encoding carotenoid 9,10(9',10')-cleavage dioxygenase 1-like isoform X2: MASSAYANLHAINGSFQTHFISHSFNHLKTSLSLTVKPLLKELEKFSLIKVDVSKNMKNASGKLLDALMNSMFQFVDQPLLPSQENFAPVEEIGDLVEVICTEGEIPADFSEGVFIRNGNNPLFGGLKSAVSIFGQSNQTWVDGEGMLHAVYFKKDPNGSWIVSYKNRYVETETFKLEKQMNNKPCFLPVLEGDASAVLAAQLLNVLRFGTVNKYFSNTNVFEHSGRVYSITEDHLPQEVDISTLETLSDWDVNGAWDRPFTSHPKKAPGSGELVMMGTAAKKPYYVLGVISADGKKLHKADLKFKRSVLSHDIGVTQKYNVIIDHPLTMDIKRLVMGGPLMKYETEGYARIGVMPRYGNAESVKWFVVQTNCTFHFLNCFEEDNEVVVVRGCRALTSLIPGPDERVGNFGNKFEWFSKGFNFAHHDDSAADDDAGTGYFFARVYEWRLNMVSGEVEEEKNLTGTEFAMEFPFINERYTGLKHKYGYTQVIDSVASSNSGLGKFGALAKLYLDDQSHSTPSGEERCSDQQWIKVEYHKFEENNFCSGSVFVPRHGGIEEDDGWIVTFVHNENTHVTQVHVIDAMKFQSEPIVKITLPQRVPYGFHGTFVSMLN, translated from the exons ATGGCAAGCTCTGCTTATGCTAACTTACATGCaattaatgggtcttttcaAACCCATTTCATATCTCACAGCTTTAATCACCTGAAAACCTCTCTTTCCTTGACTGttaag CCTCTACTCAAAGAGCTGGAGAAATTTTCATTGATAAAGGTGGATGTGTCTAAAAACATGAAAAACGCTTCTGGGAAGTTGTTAGATGCACTCATGAACTCCATGTTCCAATTCGTGGACCAACCATTGCTTCCATCTCAG GAAAACTTTGCTCCAGTTGAAGAGATTGGAGACCTTGTTGAGGTCATCTGCACTGAAGGAGAAATTCCCGCTGACTTTTCTGAGGGTGTGTTCATAAGAAACG GAAACAATCCTTTATTTGGAGGTCTGAAATCCGCAGTTTCAATTTTTGGGCAATCAAACCAGACTTGGGTAGACGGAGAAGGAATGCTTCATGCAGTATACTTTAAAAAAGATCCAAATGGAAGTTGGATTGTCTCGTACAAGAACAGATATGTTGAGACAGAAACATTTAAGctagagaaacaaatgaatAACAAGCCATGTTTCTTACCAGTCCTAGAAGGAGATGCTTCAGCAGTTTTAGCAGCGCAGCTTCTAAATGTG TTGAGATTTGGCACAGTCAATAAATACTTTAGCAACACCAATGTTTTTGAGCACTCAGGAAGGGTTTACTCGATTACAGAGGATCACCTGCCTCAAGAGGTGGACATCTCAACCTTAGAAACTCTTTCTGATTGGGATGTCAATGGTGCTTGGGATCGACCTTTCACTAGCCATCCAAAG AAAGCTCCAGGTTCCGGAGAGTTAGTCATGATGGGGACAGCTGCAAAGAAACCTTACTATGTTCTGGGGGTTATTTCTG CTGATGGaaagaaattgcacaaggctGATCTCAAATTCAAAAGAAGCGTCCTCAGCCATGATATAGGAGTCACGCAGAA GTACAATGTAATCATTGATCACCCCCTTACCATGGATATAAAGAGACTTGTCATGGGTGGCCC ATTAATGAAGTATGAAACGGAAGGGTATGCGAGGATTGGAGTGATGCCACGTTATGGTAATGCAGAGTCAGTCAAATGGTTTGTGGTACAAACCAATTGCACATTTCACTTTCTCAATTGCTTTGAGGAGGACAATgag GTTGTTGTGGTGAGGGGATGTAGGGCTCTCACATCTCTCATACCAGGTCCTGATGAACGAGTTGGTAATTTTGGTAACAAGTTTGAGTGGTTCTCCAAGGGGTTCAATTTTGCACATCATGATGATTCTGCGGCAGATGATGATGCTGGAACCGGATATTTCTTTGCTCGTGTATATGAATGGAGACTGAACATGGTGTCTGGGGAAGTTGAGGAGGAGAAAAATTTAACTGGAACTGAATTTGCCATGGAATTTCCTTTTATCAACGAACGATACACTGGTTTAAAACACAAGTATGGTTATACTCAAGTCATTGATTCTGTGGCAAGCTCTAACTCTG GCTTGGGTAAATTTGGAGCTCTAGCAAAATTATATTTGGATGATCAATCACATTCCACACCATCTGGG GAGGAAAGATGTAGCGATCAGCAGTGGATAAAGGTGGAATACCATAAGTTTGAGGAGAACAACTTTTGCAGTGGAAGCGTTTTTGTGCCTAGACATGGAGGCATAGAGGAAGATGATGGTTGGATTGTCACTTTCGTCCACAATGAAAACACTCATGTAACCCAA GTTCATGTAATTGATGCAATGAAGTTTCAGAGTGAACCGATTGTGAAAATCACATTGCCACAGAGGGTGCCATATGGTTTCCATGGGACTTTTGTGTCAATGCTTAATTAG
- the LOC103456027 gene encoding probable lactoylglutathione lyase, chloroplastic translates to MSSLSATLNLLRPSLAPSPPSVRFFGVRNSASSYSTSRRLTLFQLGSALPQSQLLGAKASELLRGEGNPSEAAPVANLAQAGTAIAKENALEWVKNDKRRMLHVVYRVGDLDKTIKFYTECLGMKLLRKRDIPEDRYSNAFLGYGPEESNFVVELTYNYGVDKYNIGTGFGHFGIALEDVTKTVELIKAKGGKVTEEPGPAKGGSTIVASVEDPDGYTFELLERGPSPEPFRQVMLRVGDLDRAINFYKKAYGMELLHKRDNPEYKCTVAVLGYGPEDKNAVLELTYNYGITDYDKGNGYAQIAIGTDDVYKTAEAIKLSGGKIILDPGPLPGINTKITACLDPDGWKSVFVDNADFLKELE, encoded by the exons ATGTCATCTTTATCGGCTACTCTGAATCTCTTAAGACCCTCTCTGGCTCCATCGCCACCGTCCGTGAGGTTTTTTGGTGTGCGAAACTCTGCCTCTTCTTATTCTACTTCTCGGAGACTCACTCTCTTTCAACTCGGCTCTG CTCTGCCTCAATCACAACTGTTAGGTGCAAAAGCATCTGAGTTGCTAAGAGGAGAGGGAAACCCTTCAGAGGCTGCCCCAGTTGCGAATTTGGCACAGGCAGGCACCGCTATTGCCAAGGAAAATGCACTGGAGTGGgtaaaaaatgacaaaagaagaATGCTTCATGTTGTCTATCGTGTTGGGGACTTGGACAAGACTATAAA ATTCTATACTGAATGTTTGGGGATGAAGCTGTTAAGAAAACGTGACATACCTGAGGATCGATATTCGAATGCTTTTCTTGGATATGGACCAGAAGAATCCAATTTTGTGGTTGAACTTACATACA ATTACGGAGTGGACAAGTACAACATTGGGACTGGTTTTGGCCATTTTGGCATTGCACTTGAAGAT GTAACCAAAACCGTGGAACTTATAAAGGCAAAGGGAGGGAAAGTTACCGAGGAACCTGGTCCTGCTAAAGGTGGCAGCACAATAGTTGCCTCTGTTGAGGATCCCGATGGCTACACGTTTGAGCTTTTGGAGAGAGGGCCTTCACCTGAGCCCTTCCGTCAAGTGATGCTTCGTGTAGGTGATCTTGACCGTGCTATTAACTTTTATAAGAAG GCTTATGGGATGGAACTTCTCCACAAGAGAGATAATCCTGAATACAAG TGTACTGTTGCCGTGTTGGGCTACGGTCCTGAAGATAAGAACGCAGTGCTTGAACTGACGTACAACTATGGGATCACAGATTATGACAAAGGAAATGGTTACGCGCAG ATCGCAATAGGCACAGATGATGTTTACAAGACTGCAGAAGCAATCAAACTAAGTGGAGGGAAGATTATTCTTGATCCTGGGCCTTTGCCAGGCATCAACACAAAGATAACTGCTTGCCTCGACCCTGATGGCTGGAAATCG GTCTTTGTTGATAATGCTGATTTTCTGAAGGAATTAGAGTGA